From Thunnus albacares chromosome 22, fThuAlb1.1, whole genome shotgun sequence, the proteins below share one genomic window:
- the LOC122973452 gene encoding transmembrane protein 272-like isoform X1, translating to MPESGKYTKCLAKTPIVILVCASVIMCIMPVVQLAVGAMYQYECPRQPYIPIYLMVMGVIPLLLSVLAILPCFAGFGNQSKLWSCLVSVFFFCWFITGNVWIYSIYEPNYNKTTTSVEPYCNKTLYMFAVWSTNLTYILSGLLILSGCCTFLLLEDSNPTNV from the exons ATGCCAGAGAGTGGCAAATACACCAAGTGCCTTGCTAAAACTCCAATAGTGATACTAG TATGTGCCTCAGTGATTATGTGCATCATGCCTGTTGTTCAGCTAGCAGTAG GAGCTATGTACCAATATGAGTGTCCACGACAGCCCTACATCCCCATCTACTTAATGGTAATGGGAGTCATCcccctgctgctgtctgtgctcGCCATCCTGCCCTGCTTCGCCGGCTTTGGAAATCAAAGCAAGCTCTGGAGCTGCCTggtctctgtctttttcttctgctgGTTCATCACTG GTAATGTGTGGATTTACTCCATCTACGAACCCAACTACAATAAGACAACGACCAGTGTGGAACCCTACTGCAACAAGACGCTCTACATGTTTGCCGTCTGGTCCACCAACCTCACCTACATCCTGTCAGGTCTCTTGATTTTGTCTGGCTGTTGCACATTCCTCCTTTTAGAAGACAGCAACCCAACAAACGTTTAG
- the LOC122973452 gene encoding transmembrane protein 272-like isoform X2 has translation MPESGKYTKCLAKTPIVILVCASVIMCIMPVVQLAVGAMYQYECPRQPYIPIYLMVMGVIPLLLSVLAILPCFAGFGNQSKLWSCLVSVFFFCWFITGNVWIYSIYEPNYNKTTTSVEPYCNKTLYMFAVWSTNLTYILSGSTHHY, from the exons ATGCCAGAGAGTGGCAAATACACCAAGTGCCTTGCTAAAACTCCAATAGTGATACTAG TATGTGCCTCAGTGATTATGTGCATCATGCCTGTTGTTCAGCTAGCAGTAG GAGCTATGTACCAATATGAGTGTCCACGACAGCCCTACATCCCCATCTACTTAATGGTAATGGGAGTCATCcccctgctgctgtctgtgctcGCCATCCTGCCCTGCTTCGCCGGCTTTGGAAATCAAAGCAAGCTCTGGAGCTGCCTggtctctgtctttttcttctgctgGTTCATCACTG GTAATGTGTGGATTTACTCCATCTACGAACCCAACTACAATAAGACAACGACCAGTGTGGAACCCTACTGCAACAAGACGCTCTACATGTTTGCCGTCTGGTCCACCAACCTCACCTACATCCTGTCAG
- the LOC122973451 gene encoding transmembrane protein 272-like has protein sequence MSNAGLIQRMRSPPQPPTPILACSKLVFCIMPIAQIAIGAIHLNDCPRQHYIPIYLIVVGVFGLILSVLSCLPCAQEPKDGTANPLSRLCTIWNSLTSFFIFCWFIAGNVWIYSIYQPNYNKNTTSVDPYCDKTLYLFAFWTTTLVYILLGLFLLCGCCVLVCFLLCGRADPDDNI, from the exons ATGTCAAACGCTGGGCTTATTCAACGCATGCGCAGTCCTCCTCAACCCCCAACACCGATACTAG CATGTTCAAAACTGGTTTTCTGCATCATGCCCATTGCTCAGATTGCAATCG GTGCAATACACCTGAATGACTGCCCGCGGCAACACTACATTCCCATCTATTTGATAGTGGTGGGAGTATTTGGCCTGATCCTGTCGGTACTCTCCTGCCTGCCCTGCGCTCAGGAGCCCAAAGATGGCACCGCTAACCCCCTCAGCCGACTCTGCACAATCTGGAACTCTTTGActtctttcttcatcttctgcTGGTTCATCGCTG gTAATGTGTGGATCTACTCTATTTATCAGCCCAACTACAACAAGAACACAACAAGTGTGGATCCCTACTGTGACAAGACGCTCTACCTATTTGCCTTCTGGACCACCACCTTGGTCTACATCCTCTTGGGTTTGTTCCTGTTGTGTGGCTGTTGCGTCCTTGTTTGCTTCTTACTGTGTGGCCGTGCCGACCCGGACGACAACATCtag